GCCGCGTTTAACGCGCCGCTGGCCGGGATCTTGTTTATTATCGAAGAGATGCGCCCGCAGTTTCGCTACAACCTTATCTCGATCAAAGCGGTCTTCACGGGCGTGATCATGTCGAGCATCGTGTTTCGCATTTTCAACGGCGAAGGCGCAGTGATTGAGGTGGGGAAATTCACCAATGCGCCGGTCAACACGCTTTGGCTGTATCTGATCCTGGGCATGATTTTTGGCGTTGTCGGACCGCTATTTAACACGCTGATTCTGCGCACTCAGGATCTGTTCCAGCGTATTCACGGCGGCAATATGACAAAGTGGGTGCTGGTGGGCGGACTGCTCGGCGGGATGTGCGGCGTGTTGGGCGTTATCGAACCCGAGACGTCTGGCGGCGGATTCAGTTTGATCCCCATCGCGGCGGCGGGGAATTTCAGCATCGGGATGCTGCTATTTCTGTTTTTCACTCGCGTGATAACCACGCTGCTGTGCTTTTCGTCTGGTGCACCGGGCGGGATTTTCGCGCCTATGCTGGCATTAGGGACGCTGCTCGGTACGGCGTTTGGCATGGCGGCGGCAGTGGGTTTCCCGGCGTATCATCTTGAAGCGGGTACGTTTGCCATTGCCGGAATGGGGGCGCTGCTGGCCGCGTCATTGCGGGCACCGTTGACCGGCATTTTGCTGGTTCTGGAAATGACGGACAATTATCAGCTCATTTTGCCAATGATCATTACCTGCCTCGGCGCGACACTATTAGCCCAATTCCTGGGCGGAAAGCCGCTATACTCCACGATTCTTGCCCGCACCCTGGCGAAGCAGGAGGCAGAGCTTGCCGTGAAGCAGAATACTTGAATGAATTACCAGGGTATTAGATAATGAAAATATGAATTGGGTGATTTTTACTCAATAGCAGTATTCATGGGAGCAAAAAATGAGTGATGACGTAGCGCTGCCGTTGCAATTTACTGAAGCAGCAGCCAAAAAAGTGAAAGTCCTGATTGCCGATGAAAATAATCCGGAGCTGAAACTGCGAGTGTATATTACTGGCGGCGGTTGCAGCGGCTTCCAGTACGGTTTTACCTTTGACGATCAGATCAACGATGGGGATATGACCATCGAGAAGCAGGGCGTTGCGCTGGTTGTTGACCCAATGAGCCTGCAATATCTGGTGGGCGGCGCGGTGGATTACACCGAAGGGCTGGAAGGTTCACGCTTTGTGGTGACCAACCCGAACGCGAAAAGCACCTGCGGCTGCGGTTCTTCCTTCAGCATCTAATGGTTTTGCTTCGGGGTGCGGTCTGATGCCCTCACCCCGACCCTCTCCCACGGGAGAGGGAGAAACACGAAAAGCGGTCTGATACTCTAACTCTCTCCTGCAGGGAGAGAGAGAAACACGAAAAGCGGTCTGATACTCTAACTCTCTCCTGCAGGGAGAGAGAGAAACACGAAAAGCAGTCTGATACTCTAACTCTCTCCTGCAGGGAGAGAGAGAAAACATTAAAAATGGCAACCGTGGGTTGCCGTTTTGCTTTTACCTTCCATTCTCATCGAGCGCAAACGTCGGCAATTTTAAGTGCCAGCGTATCGCCGCCAGACGAATCGCCAACGTTACCACCATGCCGATCATCGCTGCGGTTTCGAGCTCAACGCCAAAGGTATAAAACGCCGTGGCGTGGACGATCCCGCCGATAATACAGGCCGTGGCGTAGATTTCGGTGCGCAGAATCATCGGCACTTCACGCGCCAGGATATCGCGGATAATCCCTCCACCGACGCCCGTCAATACGCCCATACAAATTGCGACCATTGGACCCGTACCCGCCATAAATGCCTTATTAACACCAATACCGACAAACACCGCCAATCCGACGGCATCCAGTACCGGGAGGATCCACTTGGGTAAACGGCGAGGCTGACGCACCAGCACGATGGTTAGCAGACAGGTGACCATCGCCACCACCAGATCGGTGGGATCTCTCACCCAAAACACCGGGCCGTGATCGAGCGCCATATCGCGGATCGTTCCACCGCCTACCGCCGTTACCACACCGAGCACCAGCACGCCAAACGGGTCCATGCGCAGTTTGCCTGCAAGCAGCACGCCAGAGATAGCAAAGACGGCGGTGCCAAGGATATCCAGCCAATAAACGAGCATCGTCGAGTCCTAAAATGACCAGGGGCTATATTAATGGCTCTGCGACAACGCAGAGCAGAGTTGTTTTGCGGCGAGGATAATACGCGGGCTTGCGCGTTCAAACCAGTCACTGTGCAGGGCGATAACCGGAATTTTTAGCTGGCTTTGCCAGAATTGTTCAATTTTAGGGATCTCGCTCGCATTGCCCGCCACGACGATGGCCTGCGGCTGGCGCGCCAGCACCTGTTCACGGCTCACCTGCGGCCAGGGAACGCGGCTCGCTGCAAAGATATTTTCACCGCCACACACTTCCAGTACCTGATTTTGAATCGAGCCTTTTCCGGTGGTGAACAGCGGCTGATTGCCAAACTGGAGGAACACGCGTTTTTTGACGGGCGTGTCATAGCGGGCTTTCAGAACCGCATACTCTTTCAGCAACTGTTGCGCGGCCTGTTTGGCTTTTTGAGGTGTCGGGCTGTAAGGCGCAAGATCCTGTAGCGCCTGAGCGACCTGCTCAATGCTGATGGCATCAATCCACATCACCTTTATGCCAAGTGAAGTGAGTTGATTGACCTGCCGCTCTGCGTTTCCGCCGCGCCATGCGAGGACCAGATCCGGCTTCAGCGCGACGATGCGTTCAAGATTCATGCCTTGCCAGGTGGAGATCTGCTCGAGTTTTTTTGCTTCGGGGGGATAGTCAGAAAAACTGCTGACCGCAACGGGTGTTATCCCCGCGGCAAAAGCCAGTTCAGTATTGGCAGGGGAGAGGGTAATCACACGCGGCGCGGCCAGAAGCCACGCCGGTGAGAGCAGACACAGGGCGACCAGCGCCCCTAAAAACTTAGCCACGCGCCAGTTTCTGCACCAGGGTTTCGACCATAATCGTGGACTGCTTAGCAGCAACGGCCAGGAACTCGTCAAAGCTCAGATGAGACTGTTGATCGGCCACGTCAGAGATGGCGCGAACGACGACGAACGGCACGCTGAAGTTATGGCAGACGTGCGCAATGGCCGTCGCTTCCATTTCCACTGCAATGGCATTTGGGAAGTTGTGACGGATTTTCGCCAGGCCCACGGAACCGTTGATGAAAGCGTCGCCGCTGACAATCAGGCCGCGCACGGCGTTCAGGTTGAGCTCAGCGATGCAGCTTTCAGCGGCGGCAATCAGATTGTCGTCGGCTTTAAAACCAGCCGGACAGCCCGGAAGCTGGCCGTATTCGTAGCCAAACGCGGTCACATCGGCGTCGTGATAGCGTGCTTCATCAGAGACCACGATATCGCCCACTTTCAGGGACGGAGCCAGACCGCCTGCAGAACCGGTGTTGATGATCACGTCAGGTTTGCAGCGCTCCAGCAGCAGCGTCGCGCCCAGCGCGGCAGCGACTTTACCGATGCCTGATTTCAGCAGAGCCACGTCAGTGCCGTTCAACTGGCCGGTATAGATTTCACAGCCGCCCAGAGACAGAGTCTGACAGTTCTCAATTTTGTCACGCAGCAGCGTAACTTCTTCTTCCATTGCACCAATAATGCCGATTTTCATAGATTTACTCGCGATGTGCCTTGTTAAGATGCATAGTCTATCATGCGCTTAAGGGGAAACGCATTCTCACGCGGGGGAGCACATGGCACCAATCGATTTTCGCAACAAAATTAACTGGCATCGTCGATTCCGATCCCCACAGGGGAGCAAGAGCGAGCATGAGATCCTGCGGATCTTCGAAAGCGATCGCGGGCGCATCATTAACTCTCCTGCCATCCGCCGCTTGCAGCAAAAAACCCAGGTGTTCCCGCTGGAGCGTAATGCAGCCGTTCGTACGCGGCTGACCCACTCTATGGAAGTTCAGCAGGTGGGGCGCTATATCGCCAAAGAGATTTTAAGCCGCCTGAAAGAACAGCGCTTACTGGAAACGTACGGTCTGGATGAATTGACCGGCCCGTTCGAGAGCATCGTTGAGATGGCGTGTCTGATGCATGACATCGGCAACCCGCCGTTTGGTCATTTTGGTGAAGCGGCGATTAACGATTGGTTCAAACAGCGGTTGTTCCCGCTGGACGCTGCCAGCCAACCGCAAAGCGACGATCGCTGTATCGTCCGGGATTTACGCTTGCGCGAGGGCGAAGAGCCACTAAACGATCTGCGGCGCAAAGTGCGTCAGGATCTGTGTCAGTTTGAAGGCAATGCGCAGGGGATCAGGCTGGTGCACTCCCTGATGCGGATGAACCTGACCTGGGCGCAGGTGGGTTGCATCCTGAAATACACCCGTCCGGCATGGTGGATGGGGGAACCGCCCGCGTCTCACAGTTATTTAATGAAAAAGCCCGGCTATTATTTGTCTGAAGAAGCCTATATTGAACGACTGCGTAAGGAACTTTCACTGACACCTCACGGCCGTTTTCCATTGACCTGGATTATGGAAGCTGCCGATGACATTTCCTATTGCGTGGCCGATCTGGAAGACGCCGTAGAGAAAAGAATATTCAGCGTCGAGGAACTTTATCAGCATCTTTATGATGCCTGGGGCACCCACGAAAAAGGTTCATTGTTTTCTCAGGTGGTGGAAAACGCCTGGGATAAATCGCGTTCAAATACCCTCAGTCGTAGCACCGAAGATCAGTTCTTTATGTATTTGCGCGTTAACACGTTAAATAAACTGGTGCCGTATTCCGCTGCGCGTTTTATCGACAATCTGCCCGCTATTTTCTCTGGCGACTTTAATCATGCGTTGCTTGAGGACGACAGCAGTTTCAGTCAACTGCTTGAGTTGTATAAGAATGTCGCTATCCGCCATGTGTTTAGCCACCCGGATGTGGAACAGCTGGAATTACAAGGCTACCGGGTGATCAGCGGTCTGCTGGATATTTATCAGCCGCTGCTGAAATTATCTGTAGAGGAATTTACTGAACTGGTCGAAACAGATCTAATGAAACGCCTGCCGATTGAAACGCGGCTATTACATAAACTCTCGACCCGCCATCGTCTTGCCTATGTCGAGGCCGTGAGTAAAATTGATCGCACCACTGCACAGTGGCCAGTGATGGAATATTATTATCGCTGTCGGCTTATTCAGGACTATATCAGCGGAATGACAGATTTGTATGCATGGGATGAATACCGTCGTCTGATGGCTGTGGAATAACTGATGAGTTTTGTAAAGACGGCCAATAAATTTTTACTTTTTCCAGAAACTTAATCCCGGAACTTAGGCGCTGAAAACGAATCTGATGTACACAGCAATTTTGCGTAATCTGTTAATCGAGATTGAGAACATGAAAAAAACAACATTAGCAATGAGTGCACTCGCATTGAGTTTAGGTTTAGCGTTGTCTCCTCTGTCTGCAAGCGCAGCCGAGACCGCATCTTCGGTCACAACCGCGCAGCAGATGCCAAGCCTGGCCCCGATGCTTGAGAAAGTGATGCCATCGGTGGTGAGTATTAACGTTGAGGGAAGCACAACCGTTAATACGCCGCGCATGCCGCGCAACTTCCAGCAGTTCTTTGGCGATAATTCACCGTTCTGCCAGGACGGCTCACCATTCCAGAGCTCACCGTTCTGTCAGGGCGGTGGTGCGGGCGATGACACCCCTGGCGGTAACGGTGGCGGTCAGCAGCAAAAATTCATGGCGCTGGGATCGGGCGTGATTATTGACGCGGCGAAAGGCTATGTCGTCACCAATAACCACGTTGTCGATAACGCCAGCACCATCAAAGTACAGTTGAGCGATGGGCGTAAATTTGATGCCAAAGTGGTGGGTAAAGACCCGCGCTCTGACATCGCTCTGATTCAGATTCAGGATCCAAAAAACCTGACGGCCATTAAACTGGCTGATTCCGATGCCCTGCGCGTCGGTGATTATACCGTAGCCATCGGTAACCCGTTCGGCCTGGGTGAAACGGTGACATCCGGTATCGTTTCTGCACTGGGTCGTAGCGGCCTGAATGCGGAAAACTATGAAAACTTTATCCAGACGGATGCGGCCATTAACCGCGGTAACTCCGGCGGTGCGCTGGTTAACCTGAACGGTGAGCTGATCGGTATCAACACCGCGATTCTGGCACCGGACGGCGGCAACATCGGTATCGGTTTTGCGATTCCAAGTAACATGGTGAAAAACCTGACCAGCCAGATGGTTGAATTCGGCCAGGTGAAACGCGGTGAACTGGGTATTCTGGGCACGGAACTGAACTCCGAACTGGCGAAGGCAATGAAAGTTGACGCGCAGCGCGGGGCCTTTGTCAGCCAGGTGATGCCAAATTCCTCTGCCGCGAAAGCCGGTATCAAGGCGGGTGACGTGATCACCACCCTGAATGGTAAGCCAATCAGCAGCTTTGCGGCGCTGCGCGCTGAAGTCGGCTCAATGCCGGTGGGCAGCAAAGTGACGTTGGGTCTGCTGCGCGACGGTAAACCTGTTAGCGTTAACCTTGAACTGCAGCAGAGCAGTCAGACTCAGGTCGATTCCAGCTCTATCTTCAGCGGTATTGAAGGTGCGGATATGAGCAACAAAGGGGCTGATAAAGGGGTGGTGGTGAGTGAAGTTAAAGCCAACAGCCCAGCGGCCCGTATCGGCCTGAAAAAAGGCGATGTGATTATTGGCGCTAACCAGCAGCCGGTGAAAAATATTGCTGAACTGCGTAAAATTCTCGACAGCAAACCTAACGTGCTGGCGCTGAATATTCAGCGTGGTGATACCACTCTGTACCTGTTGATGCAGTAATCCCCTCAGCCCCAGCCTGACATCAGGCTGGGGCTTCTTCTTTTCTGTGACCCTTCCCACAAGTCCATACTTATTCCCCCGACTTTGTGCATTCGCACAATGCAGCAGTCTTTGAACTTCCCTATGCTTGAGCT
This sequence is a window from Enterobacter sp. 638. Protein-coding genes within it:
- the erpA gene encoding iron-sulfur cluster insertion protein ErpA, coding for MSDDVALPLQFTEAAAKKVKVLIADENNPELKLRVYITGGGCSGFQYGFTFDDQINDGDMTIEKQGVALVVDPMSLQYLVGGAVDYTEGLEGSRFVVTNPNAKSTCGCGSSFSI
- the btuF gene encoding vitamin B12 ABC transporter substrate-binding protein BtuF, yielding MAKFLGALVALCLLSPAWLLAAPRVITLSPANTELAFAAGITPVAVSSFSDYPPEAKKLEQISTWQGMNLERIVALKPDLVLAWRGGNAERQVNQLTSLGIKVMWIDAISIEQVAQALQDLAPYSPTPQKAKQAAQQLLKEYAVLKARYDTPVKKRVFLQFGNQPLFTTGKGSIQNQVLEVCGGENIFAASRVPWPQVSREQVLARQPQAIVVAGNASEIPKIEQFWQSQLKIPVIALHSDWFERASPRIILAAKQLCSALSQSH
- the dgt gene encoding dGTPase; the encoded protein is MAPIDFRNKINWHRRFRSPQGSKSEHEILRIFESDRGRIINSPAIRRLQQKTQVFPLERNAAVRTRLTHSMEVQQVGRYIAKEILSRLKEQRLLETYGLDELTGPFESIVEMACLMHDIGNPPFGHFGEAAINDWFKQRLFPLDAASQPQSDDRCIVRDLRLREGEEPLNDLRRKVRQDLCQFEGNAQGIRLVHSLMRMNLTWAQVGCILKYTRPAWWMGEPPASHSYLMKKPGYYLSEEAYIERLRKELSLTPHGRFPLTWIMEAADDISYCVADLEDAVEKRIFSVEELYQHLYDAWGTHEKGSLFSQVVENAWDKSRSNTLSRSTEDQFFMYLRVNTLNKLVPYSAARFIDNLPAIFSGDFNHALLEDDSSFSQLLELYKNVAIRHVFSHPDVEQLELQGYRVISGLLDIYQPLLKLSVEEFTELVETDLMKRLPIETRLLHKLSTRHRLAYVEAVSKIDRTTAQWPVMEYYYRCRLIQDYISGMTDLYAWDEYRRLMAVE
- the clcA gene encoding H(+)/Cl(-) exchange transporter ClcA produces the protein MTANNSSFEEQQLARVRRRISVRRLLNRDKTPLMILIMAAVVGTLAGLVGIAFEKAVNVILNWRIGTLATTADHPWLVWPLAFGLSALLAMVGYFLVRKFAPEAGGSGIPEIEGALEELRPVRWWRVIPVKFLGGMGTLGAGMVLGREGPTVQLGGNIGRMVADIFRMRSGEAQHTLLATGAAAGLSAAFNAPLAGILFIIEEMRPQFRYNLISIKAVFTGVIMSSIVFRIFNGEGAVIEVGKFTNAPVNTLWLYLILGMIFGVVGPLFNTLILRTQDLFQRIHGGNMTKWVLVGGLLGGMCGVLGVIEPETSGGGFSLIPIAAAGNFSIGMLLFLFFTRVITTLLCFSSGAPGGIFAPMLALGTLLGTAFGMAAAVGFPAYHLEAGTFAIAGMGALLAASLRAPLTGILLVLEMTDNYQLILPMIITCLGATLLAQFLGGKPLYSTILARTLAKQEAELAVKQNT
- the mtnN gene encoding 5'-methylthioadenosine/S-adenosylhomocysteine nucleosidase; this encodes MKIGIIGAMEEEVTLLRDKIENCQTLSLGGCEIYTGQLNGTDVALLKSGIGKVAAALGATLLLERCKPDVIINTGSAGGLAPSLKVGDIVVSDEARYHDADVTAFGYEYGQLPGCPAGFKADDNLIAAAESCIAELNLNAVRGLIVSGDAFINGSVGLAKIRHNFPNAIAVEMEATAIAHVCHNFSVPFVVVRAISDVADQQSHLSFDEFLAVAAKQSTIMVETLVQKLARG
- a CDS encoding TRIC cation channel family protein, with protein sequence MLVYWLDILGTAVFAISGVLLAGKLRMDPFGVLVLGVVTAVGGGTIRDMALDHGPVFWVRDPTDLVVAMVTCLLTIVLVRQPRRLPKWILPVLDAVGLAVFVGIGVNKAFMAGTGPMVAICMGVLTGVGGGIIRDILAREVPMILRTEIYATACIIGGIVHATAFYTFGVELETAAMIGMVVTLAIRLAAIRWHLKLPTFALDENGR
- the degP gene encoding serine endoprotease DegP: MKKTTLAMSALALSLGLALSPLSASAAETASSVTTAQQMPSLAPMLEKVMPSVVSINVEGSTTVNTPRMPRNFQQFFGDNSPFCQDGSPFQSSPFCQGGGAGDDTPGGNGGGQQQKFMALGSGVIIDAAKGYVVTNNHVVDNASTIKVQLSDGRKFDAKVVGKDPRSDIALIQIQDPKNLTAIKLADSDALRVGDYTVAIGNPFGLGETVTSGIVSALGRSGLNAENYENFIQTDAAINRGNSGGALVNLNGELIGINTAILAPDGGNIGIGFAIPSNMVKNLTSQMVEFGQVKRGELGILGTELNSELAKAMKVDAQRGAFVSQVMPNSSAAKAGIKAGDVITTLNGKPISSFAALRAEVGSMPVGSKVTLGLLRDGKPVSVNLELQQSSQTQVDSSSIFSGIEGADMSNKGADKGVVVSEVKANSPAARIGLKKGDVIIGANQQPVKNIAELRKILDSKPNVLALNIQRGDTTLYLLMQ